CGGATATATTGTACAGTTTCCAGTAGGTTAACTGAAAAAGAAAGTGATTCAAAGCTATTCAACCCAAATAACTTTTCTTATGAACTTTTCCTCTGATGGAAAGAAACAATACAGCATAGAAGACATTCATTATATTGAAAGGAAACAGTGTCTGGACTGTGATTAGATATATcatgcatgctctctctctcagagtcaGCTGAGTGCATGCTCCAAAGCCCTGGAGAGTTCCGAGGAGCTTTTGGAGGTAGCCAATCAGACTCTCTGCTCCTCGGAAGCAGACGACTTCACTCAGGTAACGGTTGGCAAAATTTTCTACAACCTAACTTTCATTTACATATTTTGGCATTGGTATTTAGCGTGAGGATATCCATAATGGTTCATAATGGTTTTAGTGGCATGACTGTTGGTTTAACACAGTTACTACGTGTTTCTTatctttatttacatttattgTAAAGCAGTACAGTATGTTGATCTGATGTGGTTCGTGGTGATGTGTGTCAACTTATTAACACAgatgtgttgtttttattgtaaggATGTGGCTGCAACTcagttctctgtttgtccgtATCTCCTTCATTTCCTTTTCCtttccctctctgcttctctccaggCGGCCAAAGACATTAAGGATAGGTATAGTACATTGCTGCCCATTTCTCAGAGTATCTTCTTAACTCCCTAACCATCTGCTCACCCACATGCTTTCCAACAAAATATAGATTCGATACAATCACTCTGTAGCACGCTCTTTCATCACCACTCTGGCATTTCATCTCCGccttttctccctcacctcacctgtcctctctgtctcaaaCATGTGTCAGTCCCTCATGGCACATGCACCAGTCTATCCCCTCTCTGGCAGTGTCAGTTTAGCttgtatgttttgtgtatgtCAGTTCGGGATTCATTAATGTTTTTGTGAGTAGTTAGTATGGTATTTTAGCTCTGTGTAGTGATTAGTTATAGTAGTACTACAGTACAACACTCACTAACTAATGTGTCCCGTCAGTTCTTCAGTGGGTTGAATAATGAGGCATGTCTCattctctgtgtttttgtttgtgggaGAGCAGTGTGACAATGGCCCCAGCCTTCCGTTTGTCGCTGAAAGCCAAAGCCACTGACAGCATGAGTCACATGATGGTGGACTTCACCCAAGAGAGGGAGATGCTGCAGGCCATCAAGTTCCTCCCAGGTCAGTCTGTGAACTGTCATGTCTTTAAGAACTGAACTTTGTAGTTAATATGAATTGGGGTTTTTGAAATACAATACTGCTGCCATGTATGTGTACAGTTAGTTTGTCTTTCACTTGTGGCTGGTAGTCACATATGAGTAGGACAATAAACctaatctctctcttccccagtgcCTGCGACCCCAGAGATTCTGGTGTCAGAGTGCCAGGTGTGTGACAACACGGTGACGGTACAGTGGGCTCTGCCTGAGCCCGACAACAAGATAGACCACTATGACCTGGAACACCGCCGCACCAACCATGAGGGGCAGCCCCACGCCCGAGAGGACTACCCATGGATGGTAGTGGAGGGCATCCGCGAGACCGAGTACACCCTTACAGGTAAGAGTTGACTCGAGAAGAGAAGTAACGGTTAGagttatggctagggttagggttgaaccggaaTGTGCACATGAAACTAGGATTAATGTTAGAAATAGGATTATGTTTAGGATTAGGTTTGAGCCAGGGTGTgaacataaagctagggttagggttgagccaggtTGTGGACAATAAACTACAGTGAGCTccgaaagtattgggacagtgacaattttgttgttgttttggctctgtactccagcagtTCCGATTTGATTACTATGAGGTTAAACTGCAgaatgtcagctttaatttgagggtattttcatccatatcgggtgaactgtttagaaattacagcactttttgtacatattcctCCCATTATAGGGAACCAAAAGTAtcgggacaaattcacttatgtgtattaaagtagtcaaaagttcagtatttggtcccatattcctaacaCACTATGATTATTAGATCAAGATTGTgattctacaaacttgttggatgcatttgcagattattttgtgcccaatagaaatgaatggtaaataatgttttgtgttattttggactcacttttattgtaaataggaatataatatgtttctaaacacttctttttatttttttgccgctttttctccccaatttcgtggtatccaattggaagtcacagtcttgtctcatcgctgcaactcccgtatggactcgggagaggcgaaggtcgagagccatgtgtcctccgaaacaaaacccaaccaagccgcactgcttcttgacccaatgcccacttaacccggaagccagccacaccaatgtgtcagaggaaacactgtgcacctggcaaccgtgtcagcgtgcactgcacccagcccgccacaggagtcgctagtgtgcgatgggacaaggacatccctgtcgatccctcccctaacccggacgacgctgggctaattgtcgccgccccatgggtctcccggtcgcagccggctgcgacagagcctggactcgaacccagaatctaagctgcgccactcgggaggcatttctaaacacttctacctacattaatgtggaggctaccatgattatggacaGTCccgaatgaatcgtgaataatgatgagtgacaaagttacagacacacaaatatcatacccccaagacatgctaacttctcaccattacaataacagtttagcatttttgggggtgggggtgattTTTGtatgtctgtaactttctcactcatcattattcacaatttcattcaggactatccatgatcatggtagcatccatattaatatagaagtgtttagaaacactctattcatatttacaataaaattgatacaatacattatttaagtGTATtcatcccaatacttttggtcccctaataTGGAGGGACTATGTAATTTCAAAACAGTTCActtgatatggatgaaaataccctcaaattaaagctgacagtttgCAATTTAAccccatagtcattgtatcattccaaatcaaaagtgctggagtacagagccagaaaaaataacaaatgtgtcactgtcccaatacttttggggtAGAGGGTAGTATGAAAAAAGGCCTGTCTTTGGATGCTGTAGCCTAGGAATAATACAGTGACTCTAATTTACCAACTGTAATTATCAAGTAGCCATCATATTcattatcattgttattattatgtattttcaGGGCTTCGCTTCGACACACACTACATGACGTTCCGTGTGAAGGCGTGTAACAAGGCTGTGGCAGGAGAGTTCTCTGAGCTTGTAACACTGGAGACACATGGTGAGTGAACTGAACATAGTCTTCCACAGGGAGAATGTATGTAGCTGATTGTCCTTAATGTCCTAATGATGTCAAGATAAGAATGAGTCAGAAAacactctctccacctctccttgcAGCTTTCCTGTTCAAGCTGGATGCAGGCTCGGCTCATCAGAACCTGAAGGTGGAGGACCTCAGTGTGGAGTGGGACAGCTGCGGGGGGAAGGTTGTCCAGGACATCCGCAAGGACAAGAACAGAACCAACCAATCTCCAATGCACTCACCTGCCAGGTCAGAAACACTTTCTGACAAATCCTTTGTGCACACTTAACAGTGTATAGAATGAAAGTCGATATTCAACTTTGGTGGCCTCCTCTCCTAGGACAGCCATGAATTCACCTAAGAGAGTGCCATCTGCTCGGGTCGGCAGAGACCGATTCACGGCTGAATCCTACACTGTACTGGGAGACACTTTTATCGACGCAGGCCAGCAGTATTGGGAGGTGCGTTTCGATAAGGAAAGCAAAGCGTTCGCTGTGGGCTTGGCCCTGAGGAACCTGGGCCGCTTTGACCAGCTGGGGAAGAGCAATGCATCATGGTGCATCCACCTGAACAACTGGCTGCAGCAGAGCCTCACAGCCAAGCACAACAACAAGGCCCGCACCCTGGACTGTCCCATCCCGGACCGCATAGGGGTCTACTGCAACTACGAGGAGGGTGAGATGGATCTCCTGTTCCCATTGTAGTAGGTTTCCTCCATCCAGTTAGCATCACTTAACTCACTGACATACAGCACGTTGTTATCTCTACTTCATTCAATTGGTCTGAATTAAGGATTGGACCAGGAATGGGTTGGGTAATGTAATCAAATGAACACTAGTGAGTGGCTGCAGTCTGTATCTAGtctggaagacacatttcagttgaatgcattcagttgtaccactgactaggtatccccctttccactCTGTGTTCCTTAGCTATGCTGCTGTATCAAATTTCAAGTTGCGTTAGAGTACTGGGACATTCGTGACATTACCTTTCTCTCCATCCAGGTGCACTGTCTTTCTACAATGCCAGAACCAAGACACTGATGCACACTTTTAGAACCAAGTTCACACAGCCTGTCATACCAGCCTTCTCGGTGAGGAACTTAGATTTTTGGGTGGCTCACAGAGCAAAAAAGTTATGAAACCACTACTGGTATCTTAGATAAATCCTGCCTGTGAGTTAAGCATGTGCTCTATCTCCCCCTACAGGTGTGGAATGGGAGTTTCTCAGTGCAGACGGGTCTGCAGGTGCCCAGTGCTGTGCAGAGCAGCCAGAGGAAGAACAGTGGTACCAGCAGCTCCAACACCAGCCTCACCTAGACCCAGCCAGAACCAACCGCTGCAGCAGAACTTTACCCCATTCAGGCTGTGTGGTGGTAGGAGCTCAAACTGGTCCCAGCGCTGCCGCTGCTCACCCAAACCCCCACAATACACACCACACCTGCCTGGGGTGATGGGTCCTACTCTGCCTGATCCCAATCAGCTCACTACACTCCCAGACAGGTGCCCTCATCAAGGTATCAGGAGTGAATCATAAAGTAATTTAATTCATATCCCTAATTCAACAAAGGCCAAATGAAGATAAACCAGTTACCAATATATTAGGAGCTAGACACAATATATGTTAATATTTCAATGCAACAGACAGACCCCAATGCAACTAAAAACAGTCCCTATAACGTGGTTGTAGTACAGTAGTCATTAATACATACTGAATGTATGGATCCTCTGCCTCTTATTTTGCTAGTTGTTTCTCAGTACAGAAGCACCTAATTTACCTGTATAACCCAAATAACTTTTGCTACAAACGACCTGCTTACAGTCTTAAGTAGTTTATTGCTACTTAATGTATTGAATTCTTAAATCACCAGCAGCTGTGTGGACCAGTGGAGACACAGATGGAAATACAGTACTGCTGATTGGATTTTGYGGAAGGGTTGGTATGGGTCAGAGGGTCTGAATATTGTATTCTAACATGTGTCGCCCTGACTTGTCACCGTTTAATCACCACCTGAAGTGAGGAGAGAAACCATTTTATGAGCTGGGTGAGGACTACCTGGAAGAGAGACATTCTGAGATGTTGTTGCTGCAAGTGTTTACCGATGTTACCACCAGTCCTTATTCATGTCACCTGATGTCGAAACCCAGTGCTGGGGTGCTATTATTTTAAATATTGTCTACATTTTTGTCATGTTGATGGTACGCATCATATGAATATAACCTGCAATGCTTTAAAGCTTCCACTGGAGAATATGTTTTACTTCACAGGTTAAAACATTTGACAATGTAAATATGTTCCTTTAATTTTTACACTACAGTATGTATGTCTGTCACACACAGTTAATAAAGCAGTAAGACAGCCCTGTGTTTCTCTCAGTTGGTACATTGAGGACCAGAAGTAAATTTCAGAATTCAAGACTACTACATTTTCAAAGATATCAGATCAACTCTGTTCTCACAAGAATAGACACAGGATATAATTCCGGTGACTCCTTTTATTTCATTCAGGAGACAACATTGGCTTCATTGCCTTTGACAAAAGTCTGTTGTAGAATTGAGAGACAAATGTATAGCGATATAAATATAGAATACCGTAGCATGTCAAAAAAcgacaaacaaaaacactgacAGGTTTAGAAttgatactgtaggcctattggattacatgaaaaaatatattaaaaaactaGTTAGACTTTTTCAATAAGTGTGCAAATATACAAAACAACCGTGGTGCGAACGTGACAATTAAATGCCGATTTACAGTCTGTTAAATTTGCTAGTGTCTGGTTTGGATGAAGCGATACTGGAAGGAGCAATCGATAAGGCATTCATCTCAGAGTCTGAGCATACACAGCCCAGCTGAGAAGGAACAGGGAGACCCAGGCACCCGGCCCAGGGAAGGAGGCGGCCAGAGTAGCCCAGAGGCTGCGTCTGACAGAGGGAAATACGGTCCATGTCTCTGTCTACCAGAGAAAGTGACATGTTTGGGCAGTAGTAGTAGAATGTTGAGTGTCCCCATTTTGTTGTGAAGCCATTGCTGTAGCAGGTTTTTCCACTTGCTGGTTGACTAAGCTGCCAGGAGAGGTTACTGTTATTGCGCCCGCCTCTTCTCCAACTTCAACTTGAGCTCCTCAGATATGGCTGAAAGGAACAAGAGTCAAGAAACCAGCATTTAAGAATTTAACTTTGGAATGGTTTAATTTATATTTCAACAATACATACGCAACAAGTTCCCTGAGCAATTACCTCTCAATCATATTCCAGATGGATGGAACTCTTCTAAATGACGAGATAGTAAAAAAGGAAATCAAAATGGTTGACCTACTCTGAGCCACAGCGTGTGGTGGGACAGAAGTCACAGTGATGCTTCTCAACCTGGTGTCAGGGGTATCTGTGGAGGTCGAGTGGGAGGTATGAGGTGTACGAACAGAGGGCACCAGTGGTGGCATCAGGGCCTTCCTCTCAGGTCCTACAACACAAGGGAGAACAATTTCATTGACTGATTCCCAAAGGGAAGATTCAGTGGATAGcctaaaaaataaacacacaagaCAAAAACACCTCAGGGTGCCATGataggtatttaaaaaaaaatatttgcatgTCGACTGCCTTATAAaatgagatacagtgcattcggaaagtatttagaccccttgactttttacacattttgttacgttacagccttattctaaaatggatgacatgATGACATGTTAAATAGTTTCTCCCCTCATcaattgacatttttgcaaatttatacaaaataaataacatttacataagtattcagaccctttactcagtacattgttgaagcacctttggcagcgattacagccttgagtcttcttgggtatgacgctacaagcatggcacacctgtatttggggagttcctcccattcttatctgcagatcctctcaagctctgtcaggttggatggggagcatcgctgtacagctatttttcaggtctctctagagatgttcgattgggttcaagtccgcgctctggctgggccactcaaggacattcagagatgtgtcccgatgccactcctgcgttgtcttggctgtgtgcttagggtcgttgtcctgttggaaggtgaaccttggccctgagcaggttttcatcaagggtctctgtactttgctccattcatctttcccttgatcctgattagtctcccagtccctgcagctgaaaaacatctccacagcaggatgctgcaaccacacttcaccgtagggatggtgccaggtttcctccagacgtgacgcttggcattcaggccaaatagttgaatcttggtttcatcaggccagagaatcttgttcctcatggtctgagagtctttgggtgccttatggcaaactccaagcgggcggtcATGTGCCTAATTACTGAGgagggcttctgtctggccactaccataaaggcctgattgctggagtgcaacatagattgttgtccttctggaaggttctcccctctccacagaggaactctgtcagagtgaccatagggttcttgttcacctccatgaccaaggcccttctcccccgattgctcagtttggctgggtggccagctctaggaagagtcttggtggttccaaacttcttccactgtggtcttggggaccttcaatgctgcagaaatgttttggtacccttgcccagatttgtgcctcgacacaatcctgtcttggagctctacagacaatttatttgacctcatggcttggttatcgctctgacatgcattgtcaactatgggaccgtatatagaccggtgtatgcctttccaaatgatgtctaatcaattgacttgaccacaggtgtactccaatcaagttgtagaaacatcaaggatgatcaatagaaacaggatgcaccggagctcaatttcgagtttcatagcaaagggtctgaatacttctgtaaataagatctgtttttcattttcaatacatttgcaaacataaaaaaaaacggaTTTCACTTtggtattatggggtattgtgtgtagattgatgaggggagaaaaatatatatttaaaccaTTTTCGAATAAgcctttaacgtaacaaaatgtggaaaaagtcaagcggtctaaatactttccaaatgccctgTATCTACTAAGACCAtgaaaacaatgttttaaaaaaatgtctTTGCAAGACAGCAGAGGGCAAGCAAATAGGCTGCTCACCAGAGCTGAGCAGCACTTCACTTGGCAGAGATGTTTGATGGGGCAAATGGGGGGTCTGACGGGGCATCActaaaacataaaacacaatgtTTCAAAACCTTGCTCCTCTATATGTTTGTTTCAAGTACATAGTTCATTAAATATATTTCAGTTAATGGCTGaggcaaggttattatagttgtgATTTTATATATTTGTCTTCATTTCTATTAGTTTATTTAAAAATTCAGTGTTCTGGACCTGTTAGTTGTTTAGCACCCCCTAGAGGCAGTTTAAGTGCAGCAGAGTAGAATTTACCTGTTTGTGTCATGTGACAGAAAGCAATTTCAGAAGTGAAGCAATGTGTAAGATGTGCCAGTAGTTACAATCCTTAAACATCCTTTATAAGCTTTGTATGACAATGTCTGTAAGTAAATTTGTTTATTAACACATGACAAATGTTTCACATAATTACAGAAACATGAAAATTGagttagctgttagctactttGCATTAGCTTCAACACTATATCTCCCTGGGGACACCTAGCTGAGCAATATCAAGCATACAGTTGCATTCTAGCAATTTTATATTCGGCTCTAGATTGAGTACTCTTATTCCTTATTTCGTACATTTAGTGCAGTTATTGTGGAAGACATTCTGTGCTCTATACTACTGTAACTGAAAACATGTACTTTTGTGTTTGTTGCAGTTTCACTCTGCTTCTCACAGAGTTATATGAATGAGTGTTTAGCTAGATAAGGGCTACTGTACATTTAGCGAGTCCAATATATTCAGTTCGTTTTCAGATTTACTCatttttatttagtttcagtttgatAAAAACATTTCTATATTTAGTTTCAGTGTTAGAGACAGAAAGTAGCCTATGGATGGGAGGCTAGGATCATATATGTGTTGTAGGCTtatagcagggctctccaaccctgttcctggagagctactgtcctatAGATTTCTGCCCCAAGCGCAGCCgaatctaataattagctggttgattaa
This window of the Salvelinus sp. IW2-2015 linkage group LG16, ASM291031v2, whole genome shotgun sequence genome carries:
- the LOC111975518 gene encoding fibronectin type III and SPRY domain-containing protein 1, which produces MGDQKESLRKITTTLALKNEEITNFICCQKQSLANLEGNSSRVQEDLETEFSSLHSVLDDIKDSMVTRIKQERASRTYELQSQLSACSKALESSEELLEVANQTLCSSEADDFTQAAKDIKDSVTMAPAFRLSLKAKATDSMSHMMVDFTQEREMLQAIKFLPVPATPEILVSECQVCDNTVTVQWALPEPDNKIDHYDLEHRRTNHEGQPHAREDYPWMVVEGIRETEYTLTGLRFDTHYMTFRVKACNKAVAGEFSELVTLETHAFLFKLDAGSAHQNLKVEDLSVEWDSCGGKVVQDIRKDKNRTNQSPMHSPARTAMNSPKRVPSARVGRDRFTAESYTVLGDTFIDAGQQYWEVRFDKESKAFAVGLALRNLGRFDQLGKSNASWCIHLNNWLQQSLTAKHNNKARTLDCPIPDRIGVYCNYEEGALSFYNARTKTLMHTFRTKFTQPVIPAFSVWNGSFSVQTGLQVPSAVQSSQRKNSGTSSSNTSLT